Proteins co-encoded in one Cupriavidus nantongensis genomic window:
- the zwf gene encoding glucose-6-phosphate dehydrogenase has protein sequence MPTTRTVSAFGTADARPLDLVIFGGAGDLSARKLLPSLYMCHRDGNLPDGTRIIGVGRHRWDREAFVNFADASAQPFVDARYLEPAKWQGFLQRLDFVHVDAAQAGDYPALAAQLRSDALRIYYMAMPPGLFAATCDNLASHGLIAADTRLVLEKPLGVDLASAIDIGEVVSRYFSEDRTYRIDHYLGKETVQNLMALRFGNSIFEPLWRTPFVRSVQITVAETVGVGTRGGFYDEAGAMRDMVQNHLLQLVSILAMEPPASLDSDAVRDEKLKVLRSLRPMSPEDVRRNTVRGQYTAGAIGGELVRGYLQEEGIPPDSRTETFVAMRAELGTWRWNQVPFYLRTGKRMQERVTEVVIHFAEVPHSIFDAGSTLQPNRMVIRLQPEESVRLTLMVKQPGEGMKLKPLSLALNLDSAFTTRRAEAYERLLLDVIRGRLALFVRRDELQAAWTWVDPILEAWRAQDEGPRPYTAGTWGPAASSAFMAREGVQWSEEA, from the coding sequence ATGCCAACCACCCGCACCGTCTCCGCCTTCGGCACCGCCGACGCCCGGCCGCTCGACCTCGTCATCTTCGGCGGCGCCGGCGACCTGTCGGCGCGCAAGCTGCTGCCATCGCTCTACATGTGCCACCGCGACGGCAACCTGCCCGACGGCACCCGCATCATCGGCGTGGGCCGCCACCGCTGGGACCGCGAGGCCTTTGTGAATTTTGCCGACGCCAGCGCACAACCGTTTGTCGATGCGCGCTATCTCGAGCCGGCCAAATGGCAGGGCTTCCTGCAGCGGCTGGACTTCGTGCACGTCGACGCCGCGCAGGCGGGCGACTATCCCGCGCTGGCGGCGCAGTTGCGCAGCGACGCGCTGCGCATCTACTACATGGCGATGCCGCCCGGGCTGTTCGCCGCCACCTGCGACAACCTTGCCAGCCATGGCCTGATTGCCGCCGATACCCGGCTGGTGCTGGAAAAACCGCTGGGCGTGGACCTGGCCTCGGCGATCGATATCGGCGAGGTGGTCAGCCGCTATTTCAGCGAGGACCGCACCTACCGGATCGACCACTACCTCGGCAAGGAGACGGTGCAGAACCTGATGGCGCTGCGCTTCGGCAATTCGATCTTCGAGCCGCTGTGGCGCACGCCATTCGTGCGCAGCGTGCAGATCACGGTGGCCGAGACCGTGGGCGTGGGCACGCGCGGCGGCTTCTACGACGAGGCCGGCGCCATGCGCGACATGGTGCAGAACCACCTGCTGCAGCTGGTCAGCATCCTGGCGATGGAGCCGCCGGCATCGCTCGACTCCGACGCCGTGCGCGATGAAAAGCTCAAGGTGCTGCGCTCGCTGCGGCCGATGTCGCCCGAGGACGTGCGCCGCAACACTGTGCGCGGCCAGTACACCGCCGGCGCCATCGGTGGCGAACTGGTGCGCGGCTACCTGCAGGAAGAGGGGATTCCGCCCGACAGCCGCACCGAGACCTTTGTCGCGATGCGGGCCGAGCTTGGCACCTGGCGCTGGAACCAGGTGCCGTTCTACCTGCGCACCGGCAAGCGCATGCAGGAGCGCGTGACCGAGGTGGTGATCCACTTTGCCGAGGTGCCGCATTCGATCTTCGATGCAGGCAGCACGCTGCAGCCCAACCGCATGGTGATCCGGCTGCAGCCGGAGGAATCGGTACGGCTGACGCTGATGGTGAAGCAGCCGGGCGAAGGCATGAAGCTCAAGCCGCTGAGCCTGGCGCTGAACCTGGATTCGGCCTTCACCACGCGCCGCGCCGAGGCCTACGAGCGCCTGCTGCTCGATGTCATCCGCGGCCGGCTGGCGCTGTTCGTGCGTCGCGACGAACTGCAGGCCGCGTGGACCTGGGTCGACCCGATCCTGGAGGCGTGGCGGGCGCAGGACGAGGGCCCGCGGCCCTATACCGCCGGCACCTGGGGGCCGGCGGCCTCGTCGGCGTTCATGGCGCGCGAAGGCGTGCAGTGGTCGGAAGAGGCGTGA
- a CDS encoding YifB family Mg chelatase-like AAA ATPase: MSLAVLRSRALTGIAAPPVRVETHLANGLPAFTIVGLADTGVRESRERVRAAILNSGYEFPNRRITVNLAPADLPKESGRFDLAIALGILAASGQIPADALDAHEFAAELSLSGELRPVRGALAMAMGLARDNAERAAAGEAPRAFLVAAGNGAEAALIEDLPVHAAATLRQACGHLGPVAEARLPRAMPALLPATAERGPDMRDVRGQAQARRAMEVAAAGQHSVLLVGPPGTGKSMLAQRLPGLLPPMSLQQALEAAAVMSLTPGGFRAEAWGLRPCRAPHHTASGPAMVGGGGNPRPGEISLAHHGVLFLDELPEFDRRVLEVLREPLESGRITIARANGHADFPACFQFVAAMNPCPCGYLGHPDRPCRCTPDQVRRYQSRISGPMLDRIDLQVEVPAQDQGEMLDGPPGEASAAVRARVLAARERQLARQGKPNNELGGREIEQHCAMDPQAQALLRGAMTRLAWSARSYFRVLKVARTIADLAGAEVLDAAHVGEAIQYRRALRMAG, encoded by the coding sequence ATGAGCCTTGCCGTCCTACGCAGCCGGGCCCTGACCGGCATCGCCGCGCCGCCGGTGCGGGTCGAGACCCACCTGGCCAACGGCCTGCCGGCCTTCACCATCGTCGGGCTGGCCGACACCGGCGTGCGCGAAAGCCGCGAGCGCGTGCGCGCCGCCATCCTCAACAGCGGCTACGAGTTTCCCAACCGCCGCATCACCGTCAACCTGGCGCCGGCGGACCTGCCGAAGGAATCCGGCCGCTTCGACCTGGCCATCGCGCTGGGCATCCTGGCCGCCAGCGGCCAGATCCCGGCCGACGCGCTCGACGCGCATGAATTTGCCGCCGAGCTGTCGCTGTCCGGCGAACTGCGTCCGGTGCGCGGCGCGCTCGCCATGGCGATGGGGCTGGCGCGCGACAATGCCGAGCGCGCCGCCGCGGGCGAGGCGCCGCGCGCCTTCCTGGTCGCCGCGGGCAACGGCGCCGAAGCCGCGCTGATCGAAGACCTGCCGGTGCACGCCGCCGCCACGCTGCGCCAGGCCTGCGGCCACCTGGGCCCCGTGGCCGAGGCCCGGCTGCCGCGCGCGATGCCGGCCCTGTTGCCCGCCACCGCCGAGCGCGGCCCCGACATGCGCGATGTGCGCGGCCAGGCGCAGGCGCGCCGCGCCATGGAGGTGGCCGCGGCAGGCCAGCATTCCGTGCTGCTGGTGGGCCCGCCCGGCACCGGCAAGTCGATGCTGGCGCAGCGCCTGCCCGGCCTGCTGCCGCCGATGTCGCTGCAGCAGGCGCTGGAAGCCGCCGCGGTGATGAGCCTGACCCCGGGCGGATTCCGCGCCGAGGCCTGGGGCCTGCGCCCGTGCCGCGCGCCGCACCACACCGCGTCGGGGCCGGCCATGGTCGGCGGCGGCGGCAATCCGCGCCCGGGCGAGATCTCGCTCGCGCACCACGGCGTGCTGTTCCTGGACGAGCTGCCCGAATTCGACCGGCGCGTGCTCGAAGTCCTGCGCGAGCCGCTGGAATCGGGCCGCATCACCATCGCCCGCGCCAACGGCCACGCCGACTTCCCCGCCTGCTTCCAGTTCGTCGCGGCGATGAACCCCTGCCCGTGCGGCTACCTCGGCCACCCCGACCGGCCGTGCCGCTGCACCCCCGACCAGGTGCGGCGCTACCAGTCGCGGATTTCCGGCCCGATGCTGGACCGCATCGACCTGCAGGTCGAAGTGCCCGCGCAGGACCAGGGCGAAATGCTCGACGGCCCGCCCGGCGAAGCCAGCGCCGCGGTGCGCGCGCGCGTGCTGGCCGCGCGCGAACGGCAACTGGCCCGCCAGGGCAAGCCCAACAATGAACTGGGCGGGCGCGAGATCGAGCAGCACTGCGCCATGGACCCGCAGGCGCAGGCCTTGCTGCGCGGCGCGATGACGCGGCTGGCCTGGTCGGCGCGCTCGTACTTCCGCGTACTGAAGGTGGCGCGCACCATTGCCGACCTGGCCGGAGCCGAGGTGCTGGACGCCGCGCACGTGGGCGAGGCGATCCAGTATCGGCGCGCGCTGCGCATGGCCGGCTAG
- a CDS encoding accessory factor UbiK family protein: MKPTDLFNDLQNKVSEALRNSPARDIEKNVRSMMTQGFARLDLVTREEFDVQSQVLARTRARLEELEGRVAELERRAGIPPGAGSVDSTGGA, from the coding sequence ATGAAACCGACCGACCTCTTCAACGACCTGCAGAACAAGGTCAGCGAGGCGCTGCGCAATTCGCCGGCAAGGGACATCGAGAAAAACGTGCGCAGCATGATGACCCAGGGCTTTGCCCGGCTGGACCTGGTCACGCGCGAGGAATTCGACGTCCAGTCGCAGGTGCTGGCGCGCACCCGCGCCCGCCTGGAAGAACTGGAAGGCCGCGTGGCCGAGCTGGAGCGCCGTGCCGGCATCCCGCCCGGCGCCGGCTCGGTGGACTCGACCGGGGGCGCATGA
- a CDS encoding TorF family putative porin — protein MKKLALAVSAVILASAAGGALAQSTDAAAPAAEPASPHTFTANVSLVTDYRYRGISQTNLRPAIQGGFDYAHESGFYLGNWNSSISWLEDANPAVSAPVEMDFYGGFKNTFKVAGTEFAYDLGVLEYYYPGGYNNPRPYTTELYAGVGWGPVFLKYSHSVTNLFGWADSKNSYYVDLSANVPLNFWDLTLNAHVGYQGVKHNSDASYTDWKIGLTKDLGKGFALAVAYVDTNAKEVAYTSANRGRYLGKAAAWASITKTF, from the coding sequence ATGAAGAAGTTGGCCCTTGCAGTCAGCGCGGTGATCCTGGCCAGTGCCGCCGGCGGCGCCCTGGCGCAGAGCACCGACGCCGCGGCCCCGGCTGCCGAGCCGGCCTCGCCGCATACGTTCACGGCCAACGTGTCGCTGGTCACGGACTACCGCTACCGCGGCATCAGCCAGACCAACCTGCGCCCGGCGATCCAGGGCGGTTTCGACTACGCGCACGAAAGCGGCTTCTACCTGGGTAACTGGAACTCCAGCATCAGCTGGCTCGAAGACGCCAACCCGGCGGTGTCGGCGCCGGTCGAGATGGACTTCTACGGCGGCTTCAAGAACACCTTCAAGGTGGCCGGCACCGAATTCGCCTATGACCTGGGCGTGCTCGAGTACTACTACCCGGGCGGCTACAACAACCCGCGGCCGTACACCACCGAGTTGTATGCCGGGGTTGGCTGGGGTCCGGTGTTCCTGAAGTACTCGCACTCGGTCACCAACCTGTTTGGCTGGGCCGACAGCAAGAACAGCTACTACGTCGACCTGAGCGCCAACGTGCCGCTCAATTTCTGGGACCTGACGCTGAACGCGCACGTCGGCTACCAGGGCGTGAAGCACAACAGCGACGCCTCGTACACCGACTGGAAGATCGGCCTGACCAAGGACCTGGGCAAGGGCTTTGCGCTGGCGGTCGCCTATGTCGACACCAACGCCAAGGAAGTGGCCTACACCAGCGCCAACCGCGGCCGCTACCTGGGCAAGGCCGCGGCGTGGGCCTCGATCACCAAGACCTTTTAA
- a CDS encoding P-II family nitrogen regulator has protein sequence MKLIIAVIKPFKLDEVREALSDVGVSGITVTEVKGFGRQKGHTELYRGAEYIVDFLPKVKIEVAVPDDVVERAIEAVEKSARTGKIGDGKIFVAPIEQVIRIRTGETGGDAL, from the coding sequence ATGAAACTCATCATCGCAGTCATCAAGCCGTTCAAGCTCGACGAGGTGCGCGAAGCGCTGTCGGACGTGGGCGTGTCCGGCATCACCGTGACCGAAGTGAAAGGCTTCGGCCGCCAGAAGGGCCATACCGAGCTGTACCGCGGCGCCGAATACATCGTCGACTTCCTGCCCAAGGTTAAGATCGAGGTGGCGGTGCCCGACGACGTGGTCGAGCGCGCCATCGAGGCGGTCGAGAAATCGGCCCGCACCGGCAAGATCGGCGACGGCAAGATCTTCGTGGCCCCGATCGAGCAGGTCATCCGCATCCGCACCGGCGAGACCGGCGGCGATGCCCTGTGA
- the amt gene encoding ammonium transporter, whose translation MKTWIKRFLAAGAMALAVGTAGVGMSAPAAAQDKPAAEASAAATSAPAAAAAAAAPAAAPAAAPAAAPAAAPAEAAAAPAAPVPNKGDTAWLLVSTAFVILMTLPGLALFYGGLVRSKNMLSVLMQCLVIFSLVALLWAIYGYSFAFTEGNAFFGGTDRLFMKGLTVDAVAATFSKGVVLPELGYFAFQCAFACITCGLIIGAFAERARFSAVLVFVVLWFTFAYLPIAHMVWFWPGPDAYTDAAAGTAATAKAGWLFQKGALDFAGGTVVHINAAVAGLVGAFMFGKRIGFGREAIRPHSLTFTMVGASLLWFGWFGFNAGSALEANGSAALAFVNTLLATCAAVLSWTFGEWIGKGKPSMLGGASGAVAGLVAITPAAGFVGPMGSIVMGLVAGLLCLWGVTGLKRMLGMDDSLDVFGVHGVGGIVGALLTGVFAAPSLGGTGIYDYVANKVADDYSIAGQLWVQFEGVLTTVVWSGVVAFVAYKLVDMLIGLRVPEDEEREGLDITSHGETAYEG comes from the coding sequence ATGAAAACCTGGATCAAGCGATTCCTGGCGGCGGGCGCGATGGCGCTGGCCGTCGGCACGGCCGGCGTCGGCATGTCGGCCCCGGCCGCCGCGCAGGACAAGCCGGCCGCCGAGGCTTCGGCCGCCGCCACTTCGGCGCCGGCCGCCGCAGCGGCTGCGGCAGCCCCCGCTGCGGCCCCCGCAGCCGCCCCTGCAGCAGCCCCCGCCGCGGCACCGGCTGAAGCGGCCGCCGCGCCGGCCGCGCCGGTGCCCAACAAGGGCGACACCGCGTGGCTGCTGGTCTCGACCGCGTTCGTGATCCTGATGACGCTGCCTGGCCTGGCGCTGTTCTATGGCGGCCTGGTGCGCTCCAAGAACATGTTGTCGGTGCTGATGCAGTGCCTGGTGATCTTCTCGCTGGTGGCGCTGCTGTGGGCCATCTACGGCTACAGCTTCGCCTTCACCGAGGGCAATGCCTTCTTCGGCGGCACCGACCGGCTGTTCATGAAGGGGCTGACGGTCGACGCCGTGGCCGCCACCTTCAGCAAGGGCGTGGTGCTGCCGGAACTGGGCTACTTTGCCTTCCAGTGCGCCTTCGCCTGCATCACCTGCGGCCTGATCATCGGCGCCTTCGCCGAGCGCGCGCGCTTCTCGGCGGTGCTGGTGTTCGTGGTGCTGTGGTTCACCTTCGCCTACCTGCCGATCGCCCACATGGTGTGGTTCTGGCCGGGCCCTGACGCCTACACCGACGCCGCCGCCGGCACCGCCGCAACGGCCAAGGCCGGCTGGCTGTTCCAGAAGGGCGCGCTGGACTTCGCCGGCGGCACCGTGGTGCACATCAATGCCGCGGTCGCGGGCCTGGTAGGTGCCTTCATGTTCGGCAAGCGCATCGGCTTCGGCCGCGAGGCGATCCGTCCGCACAGCCTGACCTTCACCATGGTGGGTGCCTCGCTGCTGTGGTTCGGCTGGTTCGGCTTCAACGCCGGTTCGGCGCTGGAAGCCAACGGCTCGGCCGCGCTGGCCTTCGTCAACACGCTGCTGGCGACCTGCGCCGCGGTGCTGTCGTGGACCTTCGGCGAGTGGATCGGCAAGGGCAAGCCGTCGATGCTGGGCGGCGCCTCGGGCGCGGTCGCCGGCCTGGTGGCGATCACTCCGGCCGCAGGCTTCGTCGGCCCGATGGGCTCGATCGTGATGGGCCTGGTGGCCGGCCTGCTGTGCCTGTGGGGCGTGACCGGACTGAAACGCATGCTGGGCATGGACGACTCGCTCGACGTGTTCGGCGTGCATGGCGTGGGCGGCATCGTCGGCGCGCTGCTGACCGGCGTGTTCGCCGCGCCCAGCCTGGGCGGCACCGGCATCTACGACTACGTCGCCAACAAGGTGGCCGACGACTACTCCATCGCCGGCCAGCTGTGGGTGCAGTTCGAAGGCGTGCTGACCACCGTGGTGTGGTCCGGCGTGGTGGCCTTCGTCGCCTACAAGCTGGTGGACATGCTGATCGGGCTGCGCGTGCCGGAAGACGAAGAGCGCGAAGGCCTGGATATCACCTCGCACGGCGAGACCGCGTACGAAGGCTGA
- the ltrA gene encoding group II intron reverse transcriptase/maturase, whose product MTMMEARRQKPVRAGRDTEARGEAPAGVGRGEAEIPRHEADGTGSALLEAALTRENLRQAFKRVRANKGSAGVDGLDIDQTSRKLVSEWPRIREELLRGTYRPSPVRRVMIPKAAGGERELGIPTVTDRLIQQALLQVLQPLLDPTFSKHSYGFRPGRRAHDAVLAAQSFVQSGRHVVVDVDLEKFFDRVNHDILIDRLRKRIADAGIIRLIRAYLNAGIMDGGVVMERHQGTPQGGPLSPLLANVLLDEVDKELEKRGHCFARYADDCNIYVGSRHAGERVMVLLRRLYDRLRLKVNETKSAVALVFGRKFLGYALWQAPDGAIKRVVATKPMAAFKQRVRNLTRRNGGRSLQAVVDQLRSYLLGWKAYFGLAQTSRIWRELDSWIRRRLRALQLKQWRRGKTIHRELLRLGASLPVAQSVAALSRRWWHNSLSAIHRVLTTAYFDSLGLPRLV is encoded by the coding sequence ATGACGATGATGGAGGCCAGGCGCCAGAAGCCCGTGCGAGCGGGGCGGGACACCGAAGCCAGGGGTGAAGCCCCGGCTGGAGTGGGCCGTGGCGAAGCCGAAATCCCGCGGCATGAAGCGGACGGCACAGGGTCGGCGCTGCTGGAAGCGGCGCTGACGCGCGAGAACTTGCGGCAGGCATTCAAACGGGTGCGGGCGAACAAGGGATCGGCGGGTGTGGACGGGCTGGACATTGACCAGACGTCGCGCAAACTGGTGTCCGAGTGGCCCCGTATCCGCGAGGAACTGCTGCGGGGGACGTACCGGCCCAGTCCGGTACGAAGGGTGATGATCCCGAAGGCGGCAGGTGGCGAGCGCGAGCTTGGCATCCCGACGGTGACGGATCGGCTGATCCAGCAGGCGCTGTTGCAAGTCCTGCAACCGCTGCTTGACCCGACCTTCAGCAAGCATAGCTACGGATTTCGGCCTGGACGGCGAGCACATGATGCGGTGCTAGCCGCTCAGTCGTTCGTGCAGTCGGGCCGGCATGTGGTGGTGGATGTGGACTTGGAGAAGTTCTTCGACCGAGTCAACCACGACATCCTGATCGACCGCCTAAGGAAACGCATCGCCGACGCCGGGATCATCCGGCTGATACGAGCCTACCTGAACGCGGGAATCATGGATGGCGGGGTGGTCATGGAACGGCATCAGGGAACGCCGCAAGGTGGCCCTCTGTCGCCGCTGCTGGCCAACGTCCTGCTAGACGAGGTGGATAAGGAGTTAGAGAAGCGGGGCCATTGCTTTGCACGATATGCCGACGACTGCAACATCTACGTTGGCAGTCGTCATGCAGGTGAGCGGGTGATGGTTCTGCTACGAAGGCTCTATGACCGCCTCAGGCTGAAAGTCAACGAAACCAAAAGCGCGGTGGCGCTTGTGTTTGGTCGTAAGTTCCTAGGGTATGCCCTATGGCAAGCACCGGACGGCGCGATTAAGCGCGTAGTGGCTACCAAGCCGATGGCGGCGTTCAAACAGCGTGTCAGGAACCTGACGCGGCGCAATGGTGGGCGCAGCCTCCAGGCCGTGGTCGATCAGTTGCGCTCCTACCTGCTGGGCTGGAAAGCCTACTTCGGGCTGGCGCAGACCTCCAGAATCTGGCGCGAGCTAGATAGCTGGATAAGGCGGCGGCTTCGGGCCTTGCAACTCAAACAGTGGCGCAGGGGCAAGACTATCCACCGTGAACTGCTTCGCCTGGGGGCCTCACTACCGGTGGCGCAGTCGGTGGCGGCGTTAAGCCGTCGCTGGTGGCACAACAGCCTATCGGCGATTCATCGGGTGCTGACCACTGCCTACTTCGATAGCCTGGGCCTGCCCCGTCTCGTCTGA
- the gshA gene encoding glutamate--cysteine ligase: MVPHLITALNGPLLELEKKILDATPSIERWFRLEWQEHTPPFYCSVDLRNAGFKLAPVDTNLFPGGFNNLAPEMLPLAVQAAMAAIEKICPDAKNLLLIPERHTRNMFYLQNVARLSLIMRQAGLNVRLGSLSEEITEPTPIELPDGQTLVVEPLARLGTKGRRLGLKDFDPCSILLNNDLSAGIPPILENINEQYLLPPLHAGWSTRRKSSHFSAYDEVAKKFAKLIDIDPWMVNPYFARTTGVNFHERVGEEELADAVEGVLKKIAKKYREYGIKETPYVVVKADAGTYGMGIMTVRDPSEIKGLNRKERNKMSVVKEGLEVSDVIIQEGVHTFEKVNEAVAEPVVYMIDRYVVGGFYRVHTGRGNDENLNAPGMHFVPLAFAPNGIPDSHAKPGAAVPNRFYMYGVVARLALLAASLELEKTDPNPII; the protein is encoded by the coding sequence ATGGTCCCGCATCTCATCACCGCGCTGAACGGTCCGCTGCTCGAACTGGAAAAGAAGATCCTGGACGCGACCCCGTCCATCGAGCGCTGGTTCAGGCTGGAATGGCAGGAGCATACGCCCCCGTTCTATTGCTCGGTGGACCTGCGCAACGCCGGCTTCAAGCTGGCGCCGGTCGATACCAACCTGTTCCCGGGCGGCTTCAACAACCTGGCCCCGGAGATGCTGCCGCTGGCGGTGCAGGCGGCGATGGCGGCGATCGAGAAGATCTGCCCGGATGCCAAGAACCTGCTGCTGATCCCCGAGCGCCACACCCGCAATATGTTCTACCTGCAGAACGTGGCGCGGCTGTCGCTGATCATGCGCCAGGCCGGGCTGAACGTGCGCCTGGGTTCGCTTTCCGAGGAAATCACCGAACCGACCCCGATCGAGCTGCCCGACGGCCAGACCCTGGTGGTCGAGCCGCTGGCGCGCCTGGGCACCAAGGGCCGCCGGCTGGGGCTGAAGGACTTCGACCCCTGTTCGATCCTGCTCAACAACGACCTGTCGGCCGGCATTCCGCCGATCCTGGAAAACATCAACGAGCAGTACCTGCTGCCGCCGCTGCACGCGGGCTGGTCCACGCGCCGCAAGAGCAGCCACTTTTCCGCCTATGACGAGGTGGCGAAGAAGTTCGCCAAGCTGATCGACATCGACCCGTGGATGGTCAACCCGTACTTCGCCCGTACCACCGGCGTGAATTTCCACGAGCGCGTGGGCGAGGAGGAACTGGCCGACGCGGTCGAAGGCGTGCTGAAGAAGATCGCCAAGAAGTACCGCGAGTACGGCATCAAGGAAACGCCGTACGTGGTGGTCAAGGCCGATGCCGGCACCTATGGCATGGGCATCATGACCGTGCGCGATCCGTCCGAGATCAAGGGCCTGAACCGGAAAGAGCGCAACAAGATGAGCGTGGTCAAGGAGGGCCTGGAGGTCAGCGACGTCATCATCCAGGAGGGCGTGCACACCTTCGAGAAGGTCAACGAGGCGGTGGCCGAGCCGGTGGTCTACATGATCGACCGCTACGTGGTGGGCGGCTTCTACCGCGTGCATACCGGCCGCGGCAACGACGAGAACCTGAACGCGCCGGGCATGCATTTCGTGCCGCTGGCGTTTGCGCCCAACGGCATCCCGGACAGCCACGCCAAGCCTGGCGCGGCGGTGCCGAACCGCTTCTACATGTATGGCGTGGTGGCGCGGCTGGCCTTGTTGGCGGCGTCGCTGGAGCTCGAGAAGACCGACCCCAACCCGATCATCTGA